The Brachybacterium huguangmaarense genome contains a region encoding:
- a CDS encoding MOSC domain-containing protein, with protein MTAPAITAGSTGRIDAVCVVHQLVDDPGSVGTTAIDKRPATGPVRVGALGLYADVQADRAHHGGPDQAVYLYDAAEAEHWAGELDRAVPAGSFGENLRTSGLPIDDLEIGARLRAGGALLEVTAPRTPCATFARWVGADDFRARFHARGRTGVYCRVVEAGEVRAGDALEVASTPGHGMSVAVVYAAQRDADVARALRDWSRESGVALHREIVARSARLLKNEA; from the coding sequence GTGACCGCGCCCGCCATCACGGCCGGGTCCACGGGCCGCATCGACGCCGTCTGCGTCGTCCATCAGCTCGTCGACGACCCCGGCAGCGTGGGCACCACGGCGATCGACAAGCGGCCCGCGACCGGACCCGTGCGCGTGGGCGCCCTCGGGCTGTACGCGGACGTCCAGGCCGATCGCGCCCACCACGGCGGGCCCGACCAGGCCGTCTACCTCTACGACGCCGCCGAGGCCGAGCACTGGGCCGGCGAGCTCGACCGCGCCGTCCCCGCCGGCTCCTTCGGCGAGAACCTGCGGACCTCGGGACTGCCGATCGACGACCTCGAGATCGGCGCGCGGCTGCGGGCGGGCGGCGCGCTGCTCGAGGTGACGGCGCCGCGCACCCCGTGCGCGACCTTCGCGCGCTGGGTCGGCGCCGACGACTTCCGCGCCCGCTTCCACGCGCGCGGCCGCACGGGCGTGTACTGCCGCGTGGTCGAGGCCGGCGAGGTGCGGGCGGGCGACGCCCTCGAGGTGGCCTCGACCCCCGGGCACGGCATGAGCGTCGCCGTGGTCTACGCGGCCCAGCGCGACGCCGACGTGGCGCGCGCCCTGCGCGACTGGTCGCGAGAGTCCGGGGTCGCGCTGCACCGGGAGATCGTGGCGCGCTCCGCCCGGCTGCTGAAGAACGAGGCATGA
- the hemW gene encoding radical SAM family heme chaperone HemW: MTTADHVGGRELSAYIHVPFCAVRCGYCDFNTYTATELGGGGSQREYPDAAMREMDLVLADDHAAGYDYEHVSTVFFGGGTPTLLPSGDLVRMLAHLRALVPLAPDAEVTTEANPDSVTRDSLRELADGGITRVSFGMQSAVRSVLATLDRTHDPERVPQAVAWAREAGLQVSLDLIYGTPGERLEDVEASVRAALACAPDHVSAYSLIIEGNTAMARHLRRGEIAAPDPDDMADKYELIDDLLADAGFSWYEVSNWARGEQFRCRHNLAYWRGGDWWGIGPGAHRHRDGLRAWNVKHPSRYAGLLATGTLPREGAEELDAADRALERILLELRIADGLPVEAVPAARRDQIAVHVERGHLESAAAGAGRLVLTREGRLLADAVVRDLTL; this comes from the coding sequence ATGACCACGGCCGATCACGTCGGGGGCCGGGAGCTGTCGGCCTACATCCACGTCCCCTTCTGCGCGGTCCGCTGCGGCTACTGCGACTTCAACACCTACACCGCGACCGAGCTCGGCGGCGGCGGGTCCCAGCGGGAGTACCCCGACGCCGCGATGCGCGAGATGGACCTCGTGCTCGCCGACGACCACGCCGCCGGCTACGACTACGAGCACGTGTCGACCGTGTTCTTCGGCGGCGGCACCCCGACCCTGCTGCCCTCGGGCGACCTGGTGCGCATGCTCGCGCATCTGCGGGCCCTCGTGCCGCTCGCCCCCGACGCCGAGGTCACGACCGAGGCCAACCCCGACTCGGTCACGCGGGACTCGCTGCGCGAGCTCGCCGACGGCGGCATCACGCGCGTCTCCTTCGGCATGCAGTCGGCCGTGCGCTCGGTGCTCGCGACCCTCGATCGCACGCACGACCCCGAGCGCGTGCCGCAGGCCGTGGCCTGGGCGCGCGAGGCGGGGCTCCAGGTGAGCCTGGACCTCATCTACGGCACGCCGGGGGAGCGCCTCGAGGACGTCGAGGCCTCGGTGCGGGCGGCCCTCGCGTGCGCGCCCGACCACGTCTCGGCCTACTCGCTCATCATCGAGGGCAACACGGCGATGGCCCGTCATCTGCGGCGCGGGGAGATCGCGGCGCCCGATCCCGACGACATGGCCGACAAGTACGAGCTGATCGACGATCTGCTCGCCGACGCCGGCTTCTCCTGGTACGAGGTGTCCAACTGGGCGCGGGGCGAGCAGTTCCGCTGCCGCCACAACCTGGCGTACTGGCGCGGCGGCGACTGGTGGGGGATCGGCCCCGGCGCCCACCGCCACCGCGACGGCCTGCGCGCCTGGAACGTCAAGCACCCCTCGCGCTACGCGGGCCTGCTCGCCACGGGGACCCTGCCCCGCGAGGGCGCCGAGGAGCTGGACGCCGCCGACCGCGCGCTCGAGCGCATCCTGCTCGAGCTGCGCATCGCCGACGGGCTACCCGTCGAGGCCGTGCCCGCCGCACGGCGCGACCAGATCGCCGTGCACGTCGAGCGGGGCCACCTCGAGTCCGCCGCGGCCGGGGCCGGGCGCCTCGTGCTGACGCGCGAGGGGCGGCTGCTCGCCGATGCCGTGGTCCGCGACCTCACCCTCTGA
- a CDS encoding DUF4870 domain-containing protein, whose translation MTNAQGPYPHGDGQHQQHPQGGPYQQGGQYQQGQQGGPYQQGQQYQQGQQYQQQYGQGAPQQQPQGPGSWSDVPPPGVQGVYRGPLPGQPMTDSDARLWSLLAQLSVLVIPLLGPLLVYLIFRDRNRFVRYYAAEALSGTILNIIASIVLGIIGAILALFTFGLSMFLMLVPQVLQVIFAIIAAVKANDRQWWNYPVNLRLFS comes from the coding sequence ATGACGAACGCGCAGGGTCCCTACCCGCACGGCGACGGCCAGCACCAGCAGCACCCGCAGGGCGGCCCGTACCAGCAGGGTGGCCAGTACCAGCAGGGCCAGCAGGGCGGCCCGTACCAGCAGGGCCAGCAGTATCAGCAGGGCCAGCAGTATCAGCAGCAGTACGGCCAGGGCGCTCCCCAGCAGCAGCCGCAGGGCCCCGGCTCGTGGTCCGACGTGCCGCCGCCCGGGGTGCAGGGGGTCTATCGGGGCCCGCTGCCCGGCCAGCCCATGACGGACTCCGACGCCCGGCTGTGGTCGCTCCTGGCCCAGCTGTCGGTGCTCGTGATCCCGCTGCTCGGCCCGCTCCTGGTCTACCTCATCTTCCGCGACCGCAACCGTTTCGTGCGCTACTACGCGGCCGAGGCGCTGTCCGGGACCATCCTCAACATCATCGCGTCGATCGTGCTCGGGATCATCGGCGCGATCCTCGCGCTCTTCACCTTCGGACTGTCGATGTTCCTCATGCTCGTCCCGCAGGTCCTGCAGGTGATCTTCGCGATCATCGCGGCGGTCAAGGCCAACGACCGGCAGTGGTGGAACTACCCCGTCAACCTGCGCCTGTTCAGCTGA
- a CDS encoding DUF3097 domain-containing protein produces MPSSFPDRYGRDVLASGAPDLHRRRPAATEVPARRDLVVEDAATGWTGAITRVEKTAGGVLVELEDARGRTRSFPLGPGFMIDGRPVVLTRPQRRPAASGPLRSASGSVYVEGARARTARASRIWVEGKHDAELVQKVWGHDLRVEGVVVEMLDGADNLPERVEAFGPGPGRRLGVLVDHLVAGSKETRLAEQVMRLPGARGNVLILGHPYVDVWQAVRPARVGLEAWPHVPRGTDIKVGTLRALGWPCSDQIDIAEGWKRILATVRSYADVEPTLSGRIEELIDWVTQEA; encoded by the coding sequence GTGCCCAGCTCCTTCCCCGATCGCTACGGCCGTGACGTCCTCGCCTCCGGGGCGCCGGACCTGCACCGCCGCCGCCCCGCGGCGACCGAGGTGCCCGCGCGCCGCGACCTCGTCGTCGAGGACGCCGCGACCGGGTGGACCGGCGCGATCACGCGGGTCGAGAAGACCGCGGGCGGGGTCCTCGTGGAGCTCGAGGACGCGCGCGGACGCACCCGGTCCTTCCCGCTCGGCCCGGGCTTCATGATCGACGGCCGCCCCGTGGTCCTGACCCGGCCCCAGCGACGGCCCGCCGCCTCGGGCCCGCTGCGCAGCGCGAGCGGCTCCGTCTACGTCGAGGGCGCCCGCGCGCGCACCGCGCGCGCCTCCCGGATCTGGGTCGAGGGCAAGCACGACGCCGAGCTCGTCCAGAAGGTGTGGGGTCACGACCTGCGCGTCGAGGGCGTCGTCGTCGAGATGCTCGACGGCGCCGACAACCTGCCCGAGCGCGTCGAGGCGTTCGGGCCCGGGCCGGGCCGCCGGCTCGGCGTGCTCGTGGACCACCTCGTCGCGGGCTCGAAGGAGACCCGCCTGGCCGAGCAGGTCATGCGCCTGCCCGGTGCACGGGGCAACGTGCTGATCCTGGGCCACCCGTACGTCGACGTGTGGCAGGCGGTGCGGCCCGCCCGGGTCGGCCTCGAGGCGTGGCCGCATGTGCCGCGCGGCACCGACATCAAGGTCGGCACCCTGCGGGCGCTCGGCTGGCCGTGCTCCGACCAGATCGACATCGCCGAGGGCTGGAAGCGGATCCTGGCGACCGTGCGCAGCTACGCCGACGTCGAGCCGACCCTCTCGGGGCGCATCGAGGAGCTCATCGACTGGGTGACGCAGGAGGCCTGA
- the hrcA gene encoding heat-inducible transcriptional repressor HrcA codes for MDERKLQILGAIVEDYVSTREPVGSKSLLDRHDLGVSAATVRNDMSVLEEEGLIAQPHTSAGRVPTDKGYRTFVDQIAQVKPLSGPERRAIESFLADAGDLDDLLERTVRMLAQLTHQVALIQYPVRRQATVRHIELVRVAETMLLLVLITESGRVDQRTIGLAAPRSIEFYEQLRGTLHAAAIGRQVTDLADALDTLVAASSPEDRASVAEVVDALRVMLDARREERLVMAGTANLARAALDRTRDVEPLLDVLEEHLVLLRLLADFSPEPGGVEVRIGEEIRGVAFQRAALVGAGYGESSHLAILGPSRMDYVHGISSVHALARYISRFIP; via the coding sequence ATGGACGAGCGCAAGCTGCAGATCCTCGGCGCGATCGTCGAGGACTACGTCTCCACGCGCGAGCCCGTGGGCTCGAAGTCTCTCCTGGACCGCCACGACCTCGGGGTCTCGGCGGCCACGGTGCGCAACGACATGTCGGTCCTCGAGGAGGAGGGGCTCATCGCCCAGCCGCACACCTCGGCCGGCCGCGTGCCCACCGACAAGGGGTACCGCACGTTCGTCGACCAGATCGCCCAGGTCAAGCCCCTCTCGGGGCCCGAGCGGCGGGCCATCGAGTCGTTCCTCGCGGACGCGGGGGACCTCGACGACCTGCTCGAGCGCACGGTGCGCATGCTCGCCCAGCTCACCCACCAGGTCGCGCTCATCCAGTACCCCGTGCGCCGGCAGGCGACCGTGCGCCACATCGAGCTGGTGCGGGTCGCCGAGACCATGCTCCTGCTCGTGCTCATCACCGAGTCCGGCCGTGTCGACCAGCGCACGATCGGCCTCGCGGCACCGCGCTCGATCGAGTTCTACGAGCAGCTGCGCGGCACCCTGCACGCGGCCGCGATCGGGCGGCAGGTCACCGACCTCGCGGACGCCCTCGACACCCTGGTCGCCGCCTCCTCGCCCGAGGACCGGGCGTCCGTGGCCGAGGTGGTCGACGCCCTGCGCGTCATGCTCGACGCGCGCCGTGAGGAGCGCCTCGTGATGGCGGGGACCGCGAACCTGGCGCGGGCGGCTCTCGACCGCACCCGCGACGTCGAGCCGCTGCTCGACGTGCTCGAGGAGCACCTCGTGCTGCTGCGCCTGCTCGCGGACTTCAGCCCCGAGCCCGGCGGGGTGGAGGTGCGCATCGGCGAGGAGATCCGCGGCGTCGCCTTCCAGCGCGCCGCCCTCGTGGGCGCCGGCTACGGCGAGAGCTCGCATCTGGCGATCCTCGGCCCGAGCCGCATGGACTACGTGCACGGGATCTCGAGCGTGCACGCCCTGGCCCGCTACATCTCCCGCTTCATCCCATGA
- the dnaJ gene encoding molecular chaperone DnaJ, producing the protein MNDDYYDLLGVSRDASTEEIKKAYRKLARTLHPDVNPDPEAGERFKKVSQAYETLSNPDKRRMYDMGGGPGNPMGGGFGGAGFDFSDIFDMFAGASGMRGRSQGPVPRQRRGGDILRRTQISLRDVVFGSEQQLSFRTAARCEVCGGSCCAPGTSPTPCTVCGGSGHVQRVAQSLLGQMVTMVPCSACQGHGDIISSPCQECSGHGRVQKERTVTVRIPSGVEAGTRIQLRGEGEVGEAGGPSGDLYVELSIAADELYERAGDDLITRVRIPMTSAALGTSVPITTFDGERTLDIRAGAQPGDVITLKNLGVTALRSERRGDIKVELDVVVPRNLSGEQKELLERFASVRGEEAPQHAGRETDRGGMFSKLRDRFRER; encoded by the coding sequence GTGAACGACGACTACTACGACCTTCTCGGCGTGTCCCGCGACGCCTCCACCGAGGAGATCAAGAAGGCGTATCGCAAGCTGGCCCGCACCCTCCACCCGGACGTGAACCCCGATCCGGAGGCGGGGGAGCGGTTCAAGAAGGTCTCCCAGGCGTACGAGACGCTGTCGAACCCCGACAAGCGCCGGATGTACGACATGGGCGGCGGCCCGGGCAATCCGATGGGCGGCGGCTTCGGCGGGGCGGGCTTCGACTTCTCCGACATCTTCGACATGTTCGCCGGCGCCTCGGGCATGCGGGGCCGCTCGCAGGGCCCCGTGCCCCGCCAGCGACGCGGCGGCGACATCCTGCGCCGCACCCAGATCTCCCTGCGGGACGTCGTGTTCGGCAGCGAGCAGCAGCTGAGCTTCCGCACGGCGGCGCGCTGCGAGGTGTGCGGCGGCTCGTGCTGCGCCCCCGGCACCTCGCCCACCCCGTGCACCGTGTGCGGCGGCTCGGGCCACGTCCAGCGGGTCGCGCAGTCGCTCCTGGGGCAGATGGTCACGATGGTGCCGTGCTCGGCCTGCCAGGGCCACGGCGACATCATCTCGAGCCCCTGCCAGGAGTGCTCGGGCCACGGCCGCGTCCAGAAGGAGCGCACCGTGACCGTGCGCATCCCCTCGGGCGTCGAGGCCGGCACCCGCATCCAGCTGCGGGGCGAGGGCGAGGTGGGCGAGGCCGGCGGCCCGTCCGGCGACCTCTACGTCGAGCTGTCCATCGCCGCCGACGAGCTGTACGAGCGCGCGGGGGACGACCTCATCACGCGGGTGCGGATCCCGATGACGTCCGCGGCGCTCGGCACCTCCGTGCCCATCACGACCTTCGACGGCGAGCGCACGCTCGACATCCGGGCGGGAGCCCAGCCGGGCGACGTCATCACCCTGAAGAACCTCGGCGTGACGGCGCTGCGCTCCGAACGCCGCGGCGACATCAAGGTCGAGCTCGACGTGGTCGTGCCCCGCAACCTGAGCGGGGAGCAGAAGGAGCTGCTCGAGCGCTTCGCCTCGGTGCGCGGCGAGGAGGCGCCCCAGCACGCCGGTCGCGAGACCGACCGGGGCGGCATGTTCTCCAAGCTGCGCGACCGCTTCCGGGAGCGCTGA
- a CDS encoding 16S rRNA (uracil(1498)-N(3))-methyltransferase, whose protein sequence is MPSTRPSFLLLDADLEGLAAGDAAVLAGEEGRHAAKVARIGVGEELLLTDTAGRQAVARVTTAAKESLGLELLEAPRPAPVRVPRLALVQALATGGRDEQAVESATELGVDRVTPWIARRSVSVWKGERRAKGRAKWEQTVRTAVKQCRRPGIPVVDVAEDTTALVADVRDRVASGALVLVLHEQESSPLLAAAEELRTAAERQVPEITVIVGPEGGIAEDELAALRQAGARSVLLGPEVLRSSTAGPAALAVMSALVGRWG, encoded by the coding sequence ATGCCGTCGACGCGGCCCAGCTTCCTGCTGCTCGACGCCGACCTCGAGGGCCTCGCGGCGGGCGACGCCGCCGTGCTCGCGGGCGAGGAGGGTCGGCACGCCGCGAAGGTGGCCCGGATCGGGGTGGGGGAGGAGCTGCTGCTGACCGACACCGCAGGGCGTCAGGCCGTCGCGCGCGTGACGACCGCGGCCAAGGAGTCCCTCGGGCTCGAGCTGCTCGAGGCCCCGCGTCCGGCCCCCGTCCGCGTGCCCCGGCTCGCGCTCGTCCAGGCCCTCGCGACGGGCGGCCGCGACGAGCAGGCCGTCGAGTCGGCGACCGAGCTCGGCGTCGACCGCGTGACGCCGTGGATCGCGCGCCGCTCCGTCTCGGTGTGGAAGGGGGAGCGACGCGCCAAGGGGCGTGCGAAGTGGGAGCAGACCGTGCGCACGGCCGTGAAGCAGTGCCGGCGCCCGGGCATCCCCGTCGTCGACGTGGCCGAGGACACGACCGCGCTCGTCGCCGACGTGCGCGACCGCGTCGCCTCCGGCGCCCTCGTACTCGTGCTGCACGAGCAGGAGAGCAGCCCGCTGCTCGCGGCGGCCGAGGAGCTGCGCACCGCGGCCGAGCGCCAGGTCCCCGAGATCACGGTGATCGTGGGTCCCGAGGGCGGGATCGCCGAGGACGAGCTCGCGGCCCTGCGCCAGGCCGGGGCGCGCAGCGTGCTGCTGGGCCCCGAGGTGCTGCGCTCGTCGACCGCGGGCCCTGCCGCGCTCGCGGTCATGAGCGCCCTCGTCGGCCGCTGGGGCTGA
- a CDS encoding helix-turn-helix transcriptional regulator: MTKDLSALAQRSVDGLQIALLVGRAGVGKSMLAGDVAKATGLRQIRLDLFPEDAATPGRSVRALARMLRVPRSEDGDVVDDLLAGFERMGRCLLLVEDVQWMDEVSQRTIWQVVRRATELPLMLVMTCVDTSGPLAEGVALMLRTLERGRLVDVVPFSETEVRDYVEEMFGIQLGAETLRRVYESTDGVPALLASVAQQLRMTESMDLDRALRSIVDRSRSSGLLVQQVGDVMDEASTQLRAALIALSLAGRLTSDQLTRVLDLQGLPDVSAHELVATTLVSSDDEYALRLAHPQYPSPILAYATGADRRDSHLALARVLRGVESLEHRAAVATVRTVPELLQEIDDRLHDAYAQVELDLAYRLARIGARIDESYAIEVVLAALRTRRPQLLRDLRERLVDTRPSVTRTVALAVIEDDVEGLRSASRRLARVDPREITDVRELLALAYAFQYIALRLVAEVVPPAVPDARRLIDEMADRQAEIADIDPAWGRELEMLELGLQLFVAATDFQYTTDVRLQHLDELRERIESSSRPEAMATTVAAMKGIIHHLHGDLGPARTELLRAVSGRTLAGPDLSMQAASALIDIEFQRGAWDTAHVQAHRQLTGVLDAMRPPQWGKPFVLASLVPACRGDESLITKSSMTRSIIEADHVGLAARAQWAAWRSVAVGGPAGTAAPELDALADAGRGLGPGAYLLTVLRVRDHLAAGARHRALEALGAFADEDFAPHAIAYARHHVDALLAADVHDDEAAEREFAAAAEEYAAYAAQNTSAPPRLYGAVLAEDWALHRARLGEGTPSRLAALLADAVLVTENCGAELWRDRLRALHGRIEPEAPLLLAPGGDPLSVLTAREREVVTLAAGGLSNRDISRALFVTVRTAEYHVHNALTKLGLSSRAQLREVIGEPQDSAA, encoded by the coding sequence TTGACGAAGGATCTCTCCGCGCTCGCGCAGCGCTCCGTCGACGGACTGCAGATCGCGCTCCTGGTCGGCCGCGCCGGCGTGGGCAAGTCGATGCTGGCCGGTGACGTCGCGAAGGCGACCGGGCTCCGCCAGATCCGCCTCGACCTGTTCCCCGAGGACGCCGCGACCCCCGGCCGGTCCGTCCGTGCGCTCGCGCGCATGCTCCGGGTGCCGCGCTCCGAGGACGGGGACGTCGTCGACGACCTCCTGGCCGGCTTCGAGCGCATGGGCCGCTGCCTCCTGCTCGTCGAGGACGTGCAGTGGATGGACGAGGTCTCCCAGCGCACGATCTGGCAGGTCGTGCGCCGGGCCACCGAGCTGCCGCTCATGCTCGTGATGACGTGCGTGGACACGTCGGGACCGCTCGCCGAGGGCGTCGCGCTCATGCTGCGGACCCTCGAGCGCGGGCGCCTCGTGGACGTCGTGCCCTTCAGCGAGACCGAGGTCCGCGACTACGTCGAGGAGATGTTCGGGATCCAGCTCGGCGCCGAGACCCTGCGCCGGGTGTACGAGTCGACGGACGGCGTGCCCGCCCTGCTCGCCTCGGTCGCCCAGCAGCTGCGCATGACCGAGAGCATGGACCTCGACCGCGCCCTGCGCTCGATCGTCGACCGCAGCCGCAGCAGCGGTCTGCTGGTCCAGCAGGTCGGGGACGTGATGGACGAGGCGAGCACGCAGCTGCGCGCCGCCCTCATCGCGCTCTCCCTCGCGGGCCGCCTGACCTCCGACCAGCTCACGCGCGTGCTCGACCTCCAGGGACTGCCGGACGTGAGCGCCCACGAGCTCGTCGCGACCACGCTCGTGAGCTCCGACGACGAGTACGCGCTCCGGCTCGCCCATCCCCAGTACCCCTCGCCGATCCTCGCGTACGCGACGGGCGCCGACCGCCGCGACTCCCACCTCGCGCTCGCGCGCGTCCTGCGCGGCGTGGAGTCGCTCGAGCACCGGGCGGCCGTGGCGACGGTCCGCACGGTCCCCGAGCTCCTCCAGGAGATCGACGACCGCCTGCACGACGCCTACGCCCAGGTCGAGCTCGACCTGGCCTACCGTCTGGCCCGGATCGGGGCGCGGATCGACGAGAGCTATGCGATCGAGGTGGTGCTCGCGGCGCTGCGGACACGACGCCCCCAGCTCCTGCGCGACCTGCGCGAGCGCCTCGTCGACACGCGGCCCTCGGTCACCCGCACCGTGGCCCTCGCGGTCATCGAGGACGACGTCGAGGGGCTGCGCTCGGCGAGCCGGCGCCTGGCCCGCGTCGACCCGCGCGAGATCACGGACGTGCGCGAGCTGCTCGCCCTCGCCTACGCGTTCCAGTACATCGCGCTGCGCCTGGTCGCCGAGGTGGTCCCGCCCGCCGTGCCCGACGCGCGCCGCCTGATCGACGAGATGGCCGACCGCCAGGCCGAGATCGCCGACATCGACCCCGCCTGGGGCCGCGAGCTCGAGATGCTCGAGCTGGGCCTCCAGCTGTTCGTCGCGGCGACGGACTTCCAGTACACGACCGACGTCCGGCTCCAGCACCTCGACGAGCTGCGCGAGCGGATCGAGAGCTCGAGCCGGCCCGAGGCGATGGCCACGACGGTCGCGGCGATGAAGGGCATCATCCACCACCTCCACGGCGACCTCGGCCCTGCGCGCACCGAGCTGCTGCGCGCCGTCTCGGGGCGCACGCTCGCCGGGCCCGACCTGTCGATGCAGGCCGCGTCCGCGCTGATCGACATCGAGTTCCAGCGCGGCGCGTGGGACACCGCGCACGTGCAGGCGCATCGTCAGCTGACCGGGGTGCTCGACGCGATGCGCCCGCCGCAGTGGGGCAAGCCCTTCGTGCTGGCCTCGCTCGTGCCCGCGTGCCGCGGCGACGAGTCGCTCATCACCAAGTCCTCCATGACGAGGTCCATCATCGAGGCCGATCATGTCGGCCTCGCGGCCCGGGCCCAGTGGGCCGCGTGGCGCAGCGTCGCCGTCGGCGGCCCTGCCGGGACGGCCGCGCCGGAGCTCGACGCCCTGGCCGACGCCGGACGGGGCCTCGGCCCCGGGGCCTACCTGCTCACCGTGCTGCGGGTCCGCGACCACCTCGCGGCCGGGGCACGGCACCGCGCCCTCGAGGCGCTCGGCGCCTTCGCCGACGAGGACTTCGCCCCGCACGCGATCGCCTACGCGCGCCATCACGTCGACGCCCTGCTGGCCGCCGACGTGCACGACGACGAGGCCGCCGAGCGAGAGTTCGCCGCGGCGGCCGAGGAGTACGCGGCGTATGCCGCCCAGAACACCTCGGCGCCGCCCCGCCTGTACGGCGCCGTCCTCGCCGAGGACTGGGCTCTCCATCGAGCCCGCCTCGGCGAGGGGACGCCCTCGCGGCTGGCCGCGCTGCTCGCCGACGCCGTCCTCGTGACCGAGAACTGCGGCGCCGAGCTGTGGCGCGACCGCCTGCGCGCCCTGCACGGACGGATCGAGCCCGAGGCCCCCCTCCTGCTTGCCCCGGGAGGCGATCCGCTGTCCGTGCTGACCGCTCGGGAACGGGAGGTGGTGACGCTCGCGGCCGGTGGCCTGAGCAATCGCGACATCTCCCGCGCCCTCTTCGTGACCGTCCGCACCGCGGAGTATCACGTGCACAACGCCCTGACGAAGCTCGGGCTCAGCTCTCGCGCCCAGCTGCGCGAGGTGATCGGCGAGCCTCAGGACTCCGCCGCGTAG
- a CDS encoding glycosyltransferase family 2 protein: MSQVLETSPLVTTEPEGVLAPGAGHAATHRGDFAEMDKYAPRFVPVQRQHARIGCVIPAYNEEGSIGQVLGSLLEQTHVPDEIHVVVNNSSDDTFWVAREFAGRHERWYRDELMVSEVYVHDAGSVPDRKVGALNIGFAYVEDCDYLLGVDGDAILRRDTVERLLAEIESDRRIGGISAIYTMDYAEGRTAGAKYLISGQRQQFASFNMQNLLRGRNMAVIGGQCSIFSVEALQGVRDAYRQAGPWVADSEVEDSLLSLQLKKLGFATKISATARASVGAMTTLKALDAQQVKWSYGAIDLMWPGQRGNTSGQPFHPNLRLRWMENGSMLLNLVARVGFVLLLVASLSIGAWVFSPWWLVPPVVSVLLNLRVAMSMHDRSWRDILFAALYVPGEVYMWIKLGHFIRAWTKFFSRTEVDNWGAQAAAEQGRGGYAYLQPVLYLLAFTATLVVGWMAAPLLVKESVLWVTWPLLAGVTVMQTLGMAIRLVRRQRGFTV; the protein is encoded by the coding sequence ATGTCGCAGGTACTCGAGACCTCACCGCTCGTCACCACGGAGCCCGAGGGCGTGCTCGCCCCGGGCGCCGGCCACGCGGCCACGCATCGCGGCGACTTCGCGGAGATGGACAAGTACGCGCCGCGGTTCGTGCCGGTCCAGCGCCAACACGCCCGGATCGGCTGCGTCATCCCCGCGTACAACGAGGAGGGCTCGATCGGACAGGTGCTGGGCTCGCTGCTCGAGCAGACGCACGTGCCCGACGAGATCCACGTCGTCGTCAACAACTCCTCGGACGACACCTTCTGGGTGGCCCGCGAGTTCGCGGGGCGCCACGAGCGCTGGTACCGCGACGAGCTGATGGTCAGCGAGGTCTACGTGCACGACGCCGGGTCGGTTCCCGACCGCAAGGTGGGTGCCCTCAACATCGGCTTCGCCTACGTCGAGGACTGCGACTACCTGCTCGGCGTCGACGGCGACGCGATCCTGCGGCGCGACACGGTCGAGCGCCTGCTCGCGGAGATCGAGTCGGACCGGCGCATCGGGGGGATCAGCGCGATCTACACGATGGACTACGCGGAGGGGCGGACCGCGGGGGCCAAGTACCTCATCAGCGGCCAGCGCCAGCAGTTCGCGAGCTTCAACATGCAGAACCTGCTGCGCGGGCGCAACATGGCCGTGATCGGCGGCCAGTGCTCCATCTTCTCCGTCGAGGCGCTCCAGGGCGTGCGCGACGCCTACCGTCAGGCGGGCCCGTGGGTCGCGGACTCCGAGGTCGAGGACTCGCTGCTCTCGCTCCAGCTCAAGAAGCTCGGCTTCGCGACCAAGATCAGCGCGACCGCGCGCGCCTCGGTCGGCGCCATGACCACGCTCAAGGCGCTCGACGCCCAGCAGGTCAAGTGGAGCTACGGGGCGATCGACCTGATGTGGCCGGGCCAGCGCGGCAACACCTCGGGCCAGCCGTTCCACCCCAACCTGCGCCTGCGGTGGATGGAGAACGGCTCGATGCTGCTGAACCTCGTCGCCCGCGTCGGCTTCGTGCTGCTGCTCGTGGCCTCGCTCAGCATCGGCGCCTGGGTGTTCTCGCCCTGGTGGCTCGTGCCGCCGGTCGTCTCCGTGCTGCTGAACCTGCGCGTCGCGATGTCGATGCACGACCGCAGCTGGCGCGACATCCTGTTCGCGGCGCTCTACGTGCCGGGCGAGGTCTACATGTGGATCAAGCTCGGGCACTTCATCCGCGCGTGGACCAAGTTCTTCTCCCGCACCGAGGTCGACAACTGGGGCGCCCAGGCGGCGGCCGAGCAGGGCCGCGGCGGCTACGCCTACCTGCAGCCCGTGCTGTACCTGCTGGCCTTCACGGCCACCCTCGTGGTCGGCTGGATGGCCGCGCCGCTCCTGGTCAAGGAGTCCGTGCTGTGGGTGACGTGGCCGCTGCTCGCGGGCGTCACCGTGATGCAGACCCTCGGCATGGCGATCCGGCTCGTGCGGCGCCAGCGCGGCTTCACCGTCTGA